Proteins from a single region of Runella sp. SP2:
- a CDS encoding LacI family DNA-binding transcriptional regulator, translating into MATDRPVTIKDIARKFKCSPSTVSRALNNHPLINEDTRRNLQEYAQKVGYQRNSVSLSLLNKRTGTLGVIVPSLNHQHETTIIEGLQSVLQPQGYLMNICVTNESYALEKEYVEKLLANRVEGIFLSISQETYDSGHYEHLESIIQRKVPLIFIDREYEGFEAGRVTIDDYLGAFAATEHLIKMGCQRIAHLKGPQGLAITEQRFLGYTECLKKYNLPVLDELIASTNFKIESAIIPTQRLLDLPQPPDGIFGVNDQVAIGAMHVIKERGLHIPNQVAVVGFDDSPISAYIFPSLTTVRRPGKQIGAEAARIFLNEAVQKSSAESLMLPAALVIRESSLKS; encoded by the coding sequence ATGGCTACCGACCGCCCAGTTACCATCAAAGACATCGCCCGAAAATTCAAGTGTTCTCCATCTACCGTTTCGAGGGCGTTGAACAATCACCCGTTGATCAATGAAGACACCCGCCGAAACTTACAAGAGTATGCCCAAAAAGTGGGTTATCAGCGTAATTCGGTGTCGTTGAGCTTGCTCAATAAACGAACGGGCACGTTGGGCGTCATCGTGCCTTCGCTCAATCACCAACACGAAACGACCATCATCGAAGGGCTTCAGAGTGTGCTTCAGCCGCAAGGTTATTTGATGAACATCTGCGTTACCAATGAAAGTTATGCGTTAGAAAAAGAATACGTAGAAAAACTATTGGCCAACCGCGTAGAGGGAATTTTCCTATCGATTTCGCAAGAAACCTACGACTCAGGCCATTACGAACACCTCGAAAGCATTATTCAGCGCAAAGTACCCTTAATTTTTATTGACCGCGAATACGAAGGATTTGAAGCGGGGCGCGTCACTATCGACGATTATTTAGGGGCTTTTGCCGCCACCGAGCACCTCATTAAAATGGGATGCCAACGCATTGCACACCTCAAAGGGCCACAAGGTTTGGCCATTACCGAACAGCGTTTTCTGGGTTATACCGAATGCTTGAAAAAGTACAATCTGCCCGTTTTGGATGAATTGATTGCAAGTACCAATTTCAAAATCGAAAGTGCCATCATTCCGACCCAACGACTGCTGGATTTACCACAACCTCCCGACGGCATTTTTGGGGTCAACGACCAAGTAGCGATTGGGGCGATGCACGTCATCAAAGAGCGCGGTTTACACATTCCGAATCAAGTGGCCGTCGTTGGTTTTGATGATTCCCCTATTTCTGCCTATATCTTTCCTTCGCTCACTACCGTGCGGCGTCCTGGCAAACAAATTGGGGCCGAAGCTGCCCGTATTTTTTTGAACGAAGCCGTACAAAAAAGTTCGGCAGAAAGCCTGATGCTTCCTGCCGCCTTGGTGATTAGAGAGTCGTCACTGAAGAGCTAG
- a CDS encoding RNA methyltransferase: MLSKNVLKYLSSLQQKKYRQEYGAFLVEGAKSVLELLASDFEVEMVVATDKFYKENTRSLEKQPFRVEIATPDELVRAGTLQSNDAALAVVKTKSNDFLYAEEGEYVLVLDDIRDPGNLGTMIRIADWYGIRKMVCSLTTTDWYNPKVVAASKGSFTRVQGFYTDLGAYFEGRLASEVSVYGTFLEGKNIHQITFAKTGYIVMGNESNGIGSEVEKFVTDKITIPRFGEAESLNVGIATAIVLDNWRR, from the coding sequence ATGCTTTCTAAGAACGTATTAAAATACCTTAGCTCACTCCAACAAAAAAAATACCGTCAAGAATACGGCGCTTTTTTGGTGGAAGGGGCTAAAAGTGTCCTTGAACTACTTGCCTCCGATTTCGAGGTAGAAATGGTGGTGGCAACCGACAAATTTTACAAAGAAAACACGAGAAGCTTAGAGAAACAACCTTTTCGGGTTGAAATAGCTACGCCTGACGAGCTCGTACGGGCAGGAACGCTGCAATCCAACGATGCGGCGCTTGCCGTGGTTAAAACGAAATCGAACGATTTTTTGTATGCCGAAGAAGGGGAATACGTGCTGGTGTTGGATGATATTCGCGACCCAGGTAACCTAGGCACGATGATTCGGATTGCGGATTGGTACGGGATTCGTAAAATGGTGTGTTCGCTCACAACCACCGATTGGTACAATCCCAAAGTGGTGGCAGCCAGTAAAGGCTCGTTTACGCGAGTTCAGGGCTTTTACACCGACTTAGGGGCTTATTTTGAGGGGCGCTTGGCGAGCGAAGTGAGCGTGTATGGGACGTTTTTGGAAGGAAAAAATATCCATCAAATTACGTTTGCCAAAACGGGCTACATCGTAATGGGCAACGAGTCGAACGGGATTGGGAGCGAGGTTGAAAAATTTGTGACGGACAAAATCACAATTCCTCGCTTTGGAGAAGCCGAATCACTCAATGTGGGCATTGCCACGGCGATTGTGCTCGACAACTGGCGACGATAG
- a CDS encoding efflux RND transporter periplasmic adaptor subunit, with product MKKSSFIVALVVVVAASLIAFRLTANKKKIDAQKALPTTNNNTPIPVTVSRVAEGEVSQQLIKTGNLVPFKEAAITAMTAGRVTNVNFELGSQVSQGAVLVQLDNKLKELSLESTQLTINKLKKDVDRYTTLLAGNATTEIQVNEVKFNYENALNQAEQIKKQIADAAVKASISGRIVKKDIEPGEFVGAGTVVGTILDVARLKVDVQVNESDVYQLKVGQVVKVTTDIFPDKVLTGKVSYIAPQGSNEHNYPVEITIASPAGLKAGTFVNVDFSQKSNQRALLIPRLALVESLKNPYVYVVNNNVAHQRIIKVGRELGDNIEVLSGLETGDVVVVTGQLNLSEGRNVQITK from the coding sequence ATGAAAAAGTCCTCATTTATCGTCGCTTTAGTTGTGGTGGTCGCTGCGTCACTGATTGCTTTTCGGTTGACGGCCAATAAAAAGAAAATTGATGCCCAAAAAGCACTACCAACCACCAATAATAATACGCCTATTCCAGTCACTGTCAGTCGGGTAGCAGAAGGAGAGGTGTCGCAACAATTGATTAAAACAGGAAACTTGGTTCCCTTCAAGGAAGCGGCCATTACGGCCATGACCGCAGGGCGCGTTACCAACGTCAACTTTGAACTTGGCTCGCAAGTGAGTCAAGGGGCAGTTTTGGTACAATTAGATAACAAATTGAAAGAATTATCGCTCGAATCGACGCAATTGACCATCAACAAACTCAAAAAAGACGTAGATCGCTACACCACTTTGTTGGCAGGAAACGCAACCACCGAAATTCAGGTCAACGAAGTGAAGTTCAACTACGAAAACGCGCTTAATCAGGCCGAGCAAATCAAAAAACAAATTGCGGACGCGGCGGTGAAGGCGTCTATCAGCGGTCGTATTGTGAAAAAAGACATCGAACCAGGCGAATTTGTGGGTGCAGGTACGGTGGTCGGGACGATTTTGGACGTGGCGCGCCTGAAAGTGGATGTTCAGGTTAACGAAAGCGACGTGTACCAATTAAAGGTAGGGCAAGTGGTAAAAGTAACGACCGACATTTTTCCTGACAAAGTACTAACGGGGAAAGTGAGTTACATCGCGCCGCAAGGAAGCAATGAGCACAATTATCCCGTTGAAATTACGATTGCTAGCCCTGCGGGATTAAAAGCGGGGACGTTTGTAAACGTCGATTTTTCTCAAAAATCAAATCAGCGGGCGTTGCTTATTCCACGTTTGGCGTTGGTAGAAAGTTTGAAAAATCCGTACGTCTATGTGGTTAACAACAACGTAGCTCATCAACGTATCATCAAAGTTGGACGCGAATTGGGCGATAACATTGAGGTGCTCAGTGGCCTTGAAACAGGCGATGTGGTGGTCGTTACGGGTCAATTGAACCTGAGCGAAGGACGTAATGTGCAGATTACTAAGTAA
- a CDS encoding TolC family protein has protein sequence MKKIAVFLTLLLSASLPSFAQQTWSLKACLDYGLQHFGSVRIAQYQQETANEQARQALGTYLPQVSATGNFTDNLKLQSTLLPAGFAGPEPRRISLGSKYQTVASAQLTQTIYDKAALLGLKAAEPNQKLADLSMRQTKEEIIYNIASNYYQVFIVKQQIALLKDNLDRTEKVLNVLRLQRDNGVIQPIDVTNTEVTYNNTRSQLALSESNLALALNRLKYQMGLSQDQDVNVSDSLLLRQTPQVEMSQFNAPGLVSYQKATTNLELQKLQLQRIKAGYQPTLSFTASYGSMALGNQFADGFRNFTGFGSVGLRLNVPIFDGFQRDAQYKQQRLTILTQEEQLRMNVAAFGLQFNNAQTQIQKTRTSIQNDERTVKQAQEVYNVVTLQYKQGTKSLTDLINADNSYRQAQSNYINSLINFYQARLDLEQSQGTLLTFYNQL, from the coding sequence ATGAAAAAAATCGCAGTCTTTTTAACGCTTCTGCTGTCGGCTTCGCTACCAAGCTTCGCGCAGCAAACGTGGTCGTTGAAAGCTTGCCTCGACTACGGCCTTCAGCATTTTGGTTCGGTGCGAATCGCTCAGTACCAGCAGGAGACGGCCAACGAGCAAGCTCGGCAAGCCTTGGGCACTTATTTGCCGCAAGTATCGGCGACGGGAAACTTCACCGATAACCTCAAACTCCAAAGTACGCTCTTACCAGCGGGTTTTGCAGGCCCCGAACCACGGCGAATTTCGTTGGGTTCGAAGTACCAAACTGTGGCCTCGGCGCAATTGACCCAAACCATTTACGACAAAGCGGCTTTGCTTGGTTTAAAAGCCGCTGAGCCCAATCAAAAATTGGCCGACTTGTCGATGCGCCAAACGAAAGAGGAAATTATTTACAACATCGCCAGCAATTACTACCAAGTATTTATTGTAAAACAGCAGATTGCGTTGTTGAAAGATAACCTAGACCGCACCGAAAAAGTATTGAACGTCTTGCGGTTACAGCGTGATAACGGCGTGATTCAACCCATTGACGTGACCAATACGGAAGTAACGTACAACAACACGCGCTCGCAGTTGGCGTTGAGCGAAAGCAATTTGGCGCTGGCTCTTAACCGCCTCAAATACCAAATGGGGCTTTCGCAAGACCAAGACGTGAATGTCTCGGACTCGTTGCTACTTCGTCAAACGCCGCAGGTAGAAATGAGTCAATTTAACGCGCCAGGGTTGGTGTCGTACCAAAAAGCGACAACCAATTTAGAGTTGCAAAAGCTTCAATTACAGCGGATTAAAGCTGGCTATCAGCCGACGCTAAGCTTTACCGCCAGTTATGGTTCGATGGCGTTGGGTAACCAATTTGCCGATGGCTTTCGCAATTTTACGGGCTTTGGAAGCGTGGGATTGCGCTTGAACGTGCCCATTTTCGATGGATTTCAGCGGGATGCGCAGTACAAACAACAGCGCCTCACGATTTTGACCCAAGAAGAACAATTGCGGATGAATGTGGCGGCGTTTGGATTGCAGTTTAACAACGCCCAAACCCAAATCCAAAAAACACGGACGAGCATTCAGAACGACGAACGTACCGTGAAGCAAGCCCAAGAGGTTTATAACGTCGTGACGTTGCAGTACAAACAAGGCACCAAGTCGCTGACCGACTTGATCAATGCCGACAATTCGTATCGTCAGGCGCAATCGAATTACATTAACTCACTCATTAATTTTTATCAAGCACGCCTCGACCTTGAACAGTCACAAGGAACGTTGCTAACTTTCTATAATCAACTCTAG
- a CDS encoding HipA N-terminal domain-containing protein, whose product MNRSGEVYYQDQLAGIISEEEDGYVFTYEAGYLMNNDLPVSLTLPFFDGLIPEGWLLDIAIQNWKLNPRDRMGLLLTVCQDCLGAVSVKKIENSEP is encoded by the coding sequence ATGAATAGGAGTGGAGAGGTTTATTACCAAGACCAATTAGCGGGCATCATTAGCGAAGAAGAGGATGGATACGTATTTACGTACGAGGCGGGGTATTTGATGAATAATGATTTACCTGTGAGCTTAACTTTACCATTTTTTGACGGATTGATTCCAGAGGGTTGGTTATTAGACATTGCCATTCAAAATTGGAAACTCAACCCACGAGACCGAATGGGGCTATTACTTACCGTTTGCCAAGATTGCCTTGGGGCAGTAAGTGTAAAGAAAATTGAAAATAGTGAGCCATGA
- the mce gene encoding methylmalonyl-CoA epimerase: MLTNVEHLGIAVKSLVASDELFTKLFNVAPYKHEEVASEGVTTSFFKINQTKIELLEATNPDSPIAKFVEKKGEGIHHIAFEVDDILSEMERLKNEGFVLLNETPKNGADNKLVCFLHPKGTNGVLIELCQEKKD, encoded by the coding sequence ATGCTAACAAACGTAGAACACCTCGGTATTGCCGTAAAAAGCCTAGTCGCTTCGGACGAATTGTTTACCAAATTATTCAATGTTGCTCCTTACAAACACGAAGAAGTAGCTTCGGAAGGCGTGACTACTTCCTTTTTTAAAATCAACCAAACCAAAATCGAATTACTCGAAGCGACCAATCCCGATAGTCCGATTGCGAAGTTTGTTGAGAAAAAAGGAGAGGGGATTCACCACATCGCGTTTGAAGTGGATGATATTCTGTCGGAGATGGAAAGGCTTAAAAATGAGGGGTTTGTGCTACTGAACGAAACGCCAAAAAACGGCGCAGACAACAAACTGGTGTGTTTTCTTCACCCCAAAGGTACCAATGGCGTGTTGATTGAGCTTTGTCAGGAGAAAAAAGACTGA
- a CDS encoding helix-turn-helix transcriptional regulator: MKNLIAQFVKDKRKSLKLTQVDLAEKSGVGLRFVRELEQGKETLRLDKVNQVLDLFGCELGPVKKEVSYE, translated from the coding sequence ATGAAAAATCTTATTGCCCAATTTGTAAAGGATAAACGTAAGTCGTTAAAATTGACTCAAGTGGATTTAGCCGAAAAATCGGGCGTAGGACTTCGCTTTGTTCGGGAGCTTGAACAAGGTAAAGAAACTCTACGACTCGACAAGGTAAATCAGGTTTTAGATTTGTTTGGATGTGAATTAGGTCCCGTTAAAAAGGAGGTTAGCTATGAATAG
- a CDS encoding MarR family winged helix-turn-helix transcriptional regulator has protein sequence MESQQGIHIKEKIWKHLGQYLTFNINHVSHLFVRKINRELGQTGLSIQIEQFPILFLVRYSADEPLSQQDIANLLQKDKSAIQRSIRTLERDGYIRIVSDDVDRRRNLIHLTPAGKFAVDKIADLAAVINQDVTSKLTQEESETLMKLLQKVASTIEV, from the coding sequence ATGGAATCTCAACAAGGAATACACATCAAGGAAAAAATCTGGAAACATTTGGGCCAGTACCTTACCTTTAACATCAACCACGTGTCTCATTTGTTTGTGAGAAAAATCAATCGTGAGTTGGGGCAGACGGGGCTTTCGATTCAGATTGAACAGTTCCCGATTTTGTTTTTAGTTCGCTATTCGGCCGATGAGCCACTTTCGCAGCAAGACATTGCCAATTTGCTCCAAAAGGACAAATCGGCGATTCAGCGCTCGATTCGTACCTTGGAGAGGGATGGTTATATCCGAATCGTGAGCGATGACGTGGACCGCCGTCGTAACCTGATTCACCTCACGCCCGCAGGAAAATTTGCCGTGGATAAAATCGCTGATTTGGCAGCGGTCATCAACCAAGACGTGACTAGCAAACTCACCCAAGAAGAATCAGAAACCTTGATGAAGCTTTTGCAAAAAGTGGCTTCGACCATTGAAGTTTAA
- a CDS encoding BamA/TamA family outer membrane protein, translated as MHNKATHFRPFLGYLSLIFLLLLGACSPKSTLKKDEFLLGNQSFRGNSAVKTEDLAALLPQRPNKRFLAIPGATVSLWVYQYFDKRYDRTPARQKLDSLTAYYELQFERYANDSRKLAKLRRKYTRLGTKYQKRIESGNWWMQTVGEPPVYFSDKDAQSNAQKIKNYLINQGYRDAHVSFATDTLLRHVRTTYIIREGLPHRLRNVDIFTHKDAAIDSLLQKNKEVSFLKSNKNYRNSDVINESGRIERLMRENGYYGFDKNYLRPVQNALGKRYGGFLVDTSAHDPATDSLFHIVDIKGLQVNYPRNQTSHTQYRFSSVGFRVEPLPNDPNSTPRATTSFRGITYSFLPKQNYAPRVLDSKILLRPGALYKQSDWEETYRQLSVLDQFQFINIESDTTNGQIRTLIRVLPQDKYQVTGESGVNVVQNLPGPFLNGTFRVRNIFGRLENFEVSLRGALDANFGLNNTSQLVRTLELGANTALIFPRILFPGKLASRLNRKTPRSILSLGYNYTNRDFLGADPDFVRSGFQASLRYNWKKSEYEYLNFTPIDLSILESKQSQKFSYLLDSLYTYGGNPLKFSFQSAVISSMSFSYVFNNNIIGQNRKAHYLRWFVEAGGTSLNLLRQQRLPLILTGFELYKFIKLNGEYRTYHPIGPKSTLVYRANAGLIFNYNNRRVAPYEKSLTGGGSNSLRAWPPRRLGLGSAYPNVDLQTGSPIFRNGTTTTLQPGITEYSSFEYRFEQLGDVLMETNLELRGHLFRFVGDVNYALFIDAGNAWRLRLDKNATPNQNTLKGAFDVSRFYKEIAVGTGVGLRYDLSYFIFRLDMGIKVYDPSRIFETTDADGKPITIDERYVLPRFSFRRSSANLPVFNIGIGYPF; from the coding sequence ATGCACAATAAGGCAACTCATTTTCGCCCCTTTTTGGGGTACTTGTCGCTGATTTTTCTTCTTCTTTTAGGTGCTTGTTCCCCAAAAAGTACCCTCAAAAAAGATGAATTTTTGCTTGGAAACCAAAGTTTCCGAGGAAATAGTGCCGTCAAAACCGAAGATTTGGCCGCCCTCCTCCCCCAACGTCCCAACAAGCGTTTTTTGGCCATCCCTGGGGCAACGGTTTCCCTGTGGGTATATCAATACTTCGACAAACGCTACGACCGCACTCCCGCCCGCCAAAAACTTGATTCACTGACGGCGTACTACGAACTTCAATTTGAGCGCTATGCCAACGACAGCCGAAAGCTTGCCAAACTGCGTCGCAAATACACGCGTCTGGGCACAAAATACCAAAAACGCATTGAGTCGGGCAACTGGTGGATGCAAACCGTGGGAGAGCCTCCCGTCTATTTCTCGGACAAAGATGCGCAAAGCAACGCCCAGAAAATCAAGAATTATTTGATTAACCAAGGCTACCGCGATGCCCACGTCTCTTTTGCCACCGATACCCTTTTGCGCCACGTCCGAACCACCTATATCATCAGAGAAGGGCTTCCGCACCGCCTCCGAAATGTCGATATTTTTACCCATAAAGACGCAGCCATTGACTCCTTGTTGCAAAAAAACAAGGAAGTGTCTTTTTTGAAATCCAACAAAAACTACCGCAATAGCGACGTCATCAACGAAAGTGGTCGAATAGAGCGCCTCATGCGTGAAAATGGCTACTATGGTTTTGACAAAAACTACCTACGCCCCGTTCAAAATGCCCTTGGAAAACGCTACGGGGGCTTTTTGGTAGATACCAGCGCGCACGACCCCGCCACCGACTCCTTGTTTCACATCGTGGACATTAAAGGTTTGCAGGTCAATTACCCACGTAATCAAACTTCCCATACCCAATATCGGTTTAGCAGCGTTGGTTTTCGGGTAGAGCCACTTCCCAATGACCCCAACAGCACACCGCGAGCTACCACTTCTTTTCGCGGAATTACGTACTCATTTTTGCCCAAACAAAACTACGCCCCGCGCGTTTTGGATAGCAAAATTTTGCTCCGCCCAGGGGCACTTTACAAACAAAGCGATTGGGAAGAAACTTACCGTCAGTTGAGTGTGCTTGACCAGTTTCAATTTATTAACATCGAGTCGGATACCACCAATGGGCAAATTCGGACGCTTATTCGGGTATTGCCCCAAGACAAGTACCAAGTAACGGGCGAAAGTGGCGTTAACGTAGTACAAAACCTGCCTGGACCTTTCCTAAATGGCACTTTTCGGGTTCGTAATATTTTTGGGCGACTCGAAAACTTTGAAGTGTCATTACGCGGTGCTTTGGATGCCAATTTTGGGTTAAATAACACCTCTCAACTCGTTCGTACGCTAGAACTGGGTGCCAATACTGCCCTTATCTTTCCCCGTATTTTATTTCCTGGAAAACTGGCTTCACGCCTCAACCGCAAAACTCCACGAAGCATCCTGAGCCTTGGCTACAATTACACCAACCGTGACTTCTTGGGTGCCGACCCTGATTTTGTGCGAAGTGGTTTTCAGGCGAGTTTGCGCTACAACTGGAAAAAAAGCGAGTACGAATACCTCAACTTTACGCCCATTGATTTGAGTATTTTGGAAAGTAAACAAAGTCAGAAATTTTCTTATTTGCTTGATTCACTTTACACTTACGGAGGTAACCCTCTGAAATTCAGCTTTCAATCGGCGGTTATTTCGAGCATGAGTTTTTCGTATGTGTTTAATAACAACATCATTGGTCAAAACCGAAAAGCGCACTATTTGCGCTGGTTTGTAGAAGCGGGCGGGACTTCACTCAACCTTCTCCGACAACAAAGACTCCCCCTCATCCTCACAGGTTTTGAACTATATAAATTCATAAAACTCAACGGAGAATACCGAACCTACCACCCCATCGGCCCCAAAAGTACGCTGGTCTATCGGGCCAATGCTGGTTTGATTTTTAATTACAACAACCGACGGGTTGCTCCCTATGAAAAATCTCTCACGGGCGGTGGAAGCAACAGCCTCAGGGCATGGCCTCCTCGACGGCTTGGCCTTGGCTCAGCCTACCCGAACGTCGATTTGCAAACGGGAAGTCCGATTTTTCGTAACGGCACTACCACTACTTTGCAACCTGGCATCACAGAATACAGCAGTTTTGAATATCGTTTTGAGCAATTAGGGGACGTTTTGATGGAAACTAACCTCGAACTTCGCGGACATTTGTTTCGGTTTGTGGGAGATGTTAATTACGCTTTGTTCATCGACGCTGGTAATGCTTGGCGCTTACGCCTCGACAAAAACGCCACGCCCAACCAAAATACCCTCAAAGGCGCTTTCGACGTCAGTCGTTTTTACAAAGAAATTGCCGTAGGCACGGGTGTGGGTCTGCGCTATGACCTTTCGTACTTCATTTTTCGTCTCGATATGGGTATCAAAGTCTATGATCCTAGCCGCATTTTTGAAACAACCGACGCCGACGGAAAGCCAATCACCATCGACGAGCGTTACGTCCTTCCACGATTTTCGTTCCGTCGCTCTAGTGCCAATTTGCCCGTCTTTAATATTGGTATTGGTTATCCTTTTTAA
- a CDS encoding lysoplasmalogenase: MNIKLFIYMAIVVAEIICGYVGFREGVYVLKPLIMLSLIYWHLDYLKTHPLLWIGMWFGLGGDVFLMFRGTQMFMAGLGSFLVMQLFYITAFTKQKTAKGKQELTGKTWQLVAPFALYGLSFLAILYPSMMNNAATKGLWIPVVAYSVCLCSMGVAAALRKYSVSQASYVWVLAGAVLFILSDSTIALNKFMQPFDASSLLVMTTYAAAQWLIIWGVRK, from the coding sequence ATGAACATAAAACTATTTATCTACATGGCGATTGTAGTCGCCGAAATTATCTGTGGCTACGTGGGTTTTCGGGAAGGCGTATATGTATTGAAGCCACTCATTATGCTATCGCTCATTTATTGGCACCTCGACTACCTAAAAACGCACCCGCTGCTGTGGATTGGGATGTGGTTTGGCCTTGGCGGTGATGTCTTTTTGATGTTTAGAGGAACTCAGATGTTCATGGCGGGACTTGGGTCTTTTTTGGTGATGCAATTGTTTTACATAACAGCATTCACAAAGCAAAAAACAGCCAAAGGAAAGCAGGAATTAACAGGAAAAACTTGGCAACTTGTCGCACCCTTTGCTTTGTATGGACTGAGTTTTTTGGCGATTTTATACCCTTCCATGATGAATAATGCTGCCACCAAAGGGCTTTGGATTCCCGTAGTGGCTTATTCGGTATGCTTGTGCAGTATGGGAGTGGCGGCCGCCTTGCGCAAATATTCCGTCAGTCAAGCGAGCTATGTATGGGTGTTGGCGGGTGCCGTGCTGTTTATTTTGTCCGATTCTACCATTGCCCTCAATAAGTTTATGCAACCTTTTGATGCTTCATCGCTCTTGGTGATGACGACCTACGCTGCGGCTCAGTGGCTGATTATTTGGGGAGTGAGAAAGTAA